A single genomic interval of Macadamia integrifolia cultivar HAES 741 chromosome 6, SCU_Mint_v3, whole genome shotgun sequence harbors:
- the LOC122081547 gene encoding zinc finger CCCH domain-containing protein 15-like isoform X1, with protein MISFTSIQQMQKEKSSTDDGFSPSASPPSQYEGFGFSSFCSSSFPTKTSLSNSDSLSLSGCSCDEDRNEIATESQLYLARLTLEYDQLVDRYRLCYNHLQEVLKEKEALRQEKAEFQMANIELTDRLSLLTQAFLRNRFIPSSYPSPSIINDFHRLCLGDKVLASRVSADPLDASPTSVIGNYPFEKRSLERVSLPKSISVRSNGYLKMNQTHGSDGTSSGTSRLRVASPVANGTHVPVTCGKKEEEAVELEVFNQGMFKTELCNKWQETGTCPYGDHCQFAHGVSELRPVIRHPRYKTEVCRMVLAGDKCSYGHRCHFRHALTEEERFVGSALKP; from the exons ATGATCTCTTTTAC ATCCATTCAACAAATGCAGAAAGAAAAATCTTCCACCGATGATGGCTTCAGTCCTTCTGCTTCACCACCATCGCAATATGAAGGCTTCGGTTTCAGTTCTTTCTGTTCCTCTTCATTCCCTACGAAAACATCTCTCTCGAACTCCGACTCACTAAGCCTCTCTGGTTGCTCCTGCGACGAAGATAGAAACGAAATAGCCACAGAGAGTCAACTCTACCTAGCTCGTCTCACCTTAGAATACGACCAACTGGTCGATCGGTACCGTTTATGCTATAATCATCTTCAGGAAGTTCTCAAAGAGAAGGAAGCTCTTCGGCAAGAGAAGGCAGAATTTCAAATGGCGAATATTGAATTGACCGATCGATTGAGTCTCTTAACTCAAGCTTTCCTTCGGAACCGTTTCATCCCGTCTAGTTATCCTTCTCCATCGATCATTAACGATTTCCATCGTCTGTGTCTTGGAGATAAGGTACTGGCTAGTCGCGTTTCGGCTGATCCTCTGGATGCGAGTCCAACAAGTGTAATAGGAAATTATCCATTCGAGAAGAGGAGCTTGGAGCGGGTTTCTTTACCGAAGAGCATTTCAGTTCGTTCCAATGGGTACTTGAAGATGAATCAAACCCATGGAAGCGATGGAACTTCAAGTGGCACCAGCCGACTCCGAGTTGCTAGTCCCGTCGCTAATGGAACG CATGTGCCGGTGACTTgcggaaagaaagaagaggaagccGTGGAGTTGGAGGTGTTCAATCAAGGAATGTTCAAGACGGAGTTGTGCAACAAGTGGCAAGAGACTGGTACGTGTCCTTACGGAGACCATTGTCAGTTTGCACACGGCGTCTCTGAGCTTCGCCCTGTTATTCGCCACCCTCGCTATAAGACGGAGGTTTGCCGGATGGTTCTCGCCGGAGATAAATGTTCGTATGGCCACCGCTGCCACTTCCGCCACGCGCTTACAGAGGAGGAGAGATTTGTGGGCTCTGCTTTAAAACCTTAA
- the LOC122081547 gene encoding zinc finger CCCH domain-containing protein 15-like isoform X2 → MQKEKSSTDDGFSPSASPPSQYEGFGFSSFCSSSFPTKTSLSNSDSLSLSGCSCDEDRNEIATESQLYLARLTLEYDQLVDRYRLCYNHLQEVLKEKEALRQEKAEFQMANIELTDRLSLLTQAFLRNRFIPSSYPSPSIINDFHRLCLGDKVLASRVSADPLDASPTSVIGNYPFEKRSLERVSLPKSISVRSNGYLKMNQTHGSDGTSSGTSRLRVASPVANGTHVPVTCGKKEEEAVELEVFNQGMFKTELCNKWQETGTCPYGDHCQFAHGVSELRPVIRHPRYKTEVCRMVLAGDKCSYGHRCHFRHALTEEERFVGSALKP, encoded by the exons ATGCAGAAAGAAAAATCTTCCACCGATGATGGCTTCAGTCCTTCTGCTTCACCACCATCGCAATATGAAGGCTTCGGTTTCAGTTCTTTCTGTTCCTCTTCATTCCCTACGAAAACATCTCTCTCGAACTCCGACTCACTAAGCCTCTCTGGTTGCTCCTGCGACGAAGATAGAAACGAAATAGCCACAGAGAGTCAACTCTACCTAGCTCGTCTCACCTTAGAATACGACCAACTGGTCGATCGGTACCGTTTATGCTATAATCATCTTCAGGAAGTTCTCAAAGAGAAGGAAGCTCTTCGGCAAGAGAAGGCAGAATTTCAAATGGCGAATATTGAATTGACCGATCGATTGAGTCTCTTAACTCAAGCTTTCCTTCGGAACCGTTTCATCCCGTCTAGTTATCCTTCTCCATCGATCATTAACGATTTCCATCGTCTGTGTCTTGGAGATAAGGTACTGGCTAGTCGCGTTTCGGCTGATCCTCTGGATGCGAGTCCAACAAGTGTAATAGGAAATTATCCATTCGAGAAGAGGAGCTTGGAGCGGGTTTCTTTACCGAAGAGCATTTCAGTTCGTTCCAATGGGTACTTGAAGATGAATCAAACCCATGGAAGCGATGGAACTTCAAGTGGCACCAGCCGACTCCGAGTTGCTAGTCCCGTCGCTAATGGAACG CATGTGCCGGTGACTTgcggaaagaaagaagaggaagccGTGGAGTTGGAGGTGTTCAATCAAGGAATGTTCAAGACGGAGTTGTGCAACAAGTGGCAAGAGACTGGTACGTGTCCTTACGGAGACCATTGTCAGTTTGCACACGGCGTCTCTGAGCTTCGCCCTGTTATTCGCCACCCTCGCTATAAGACGGAGGTTTGCCGGATGGTTCTCGCCGGAGATAAATGTTCGTATGGCCACCGCTGCCACTTCCGCCACGCGCTTACAGAGGAGGAGAGATTTGTGGGCTCTGCTTTAAAACCTTAA